In the genome of Anabaena cylindrica PCC 7122, the window GGTGACAATAGCAACGGTGTTTTGTTTAATAGTCAGATTGTACACTTCTTCTGGATTTTGGGCGATCGCTGTACAAATTCTACCGACTCCTGGAGTGTAAGCCATTGCTAGATCAGAAACACTCCTCAGAGGAATTCTACTAGTAATACTAATTTTGCCACCACGATGTAAATTAAAGGTGCGGTCATACACACTAATCACTTTAATTTCTGGTACGTCTTTTACCGCTTGGACAATAGCTTCAGCGTGTTCGGTACTAGCTGCATCGACTGTAATATCGCGGGTTGAGTCTTGGCGACTTTGCTCAATTAAATCAATTTGTCCTAGATTACCACCACTTTGAGCGATCGCTTGAGTTACTGAAGCCAACATCCCCACCCGATTGGGAATCTGCAAACGCATGGTGACACTGAAACTAGAATTAGGAGTTAGATTTGCCATAGTAATTTTAGATTTTAAATTTTAAATTTTATATTGAATTGCTTAATAAAAATCTATTTCCCCAATTAAATATGACATTTAATGTGTATACTTAGGCATTTGCTGTCAAAAATTGATTGTTAGTTGTATTTAAATACACTATTATCATTTCAGGGTTTCACGGTTGAATATGGTCTGAATCAGGATGTCCAGGATTTAAGGATTTACAGGATGTTATTGATTGATATGAATAACATGGCTTAAATAATCTATTCCTTAACTTGTTCTTTGAGAAGTTGAATTAAATCATTAGATAACCATAAACCAGCTTCCTGTAATGCTTGAATTGGTTCAGAAATTGAAGTTATTAAACCTTGTTTTTTCGCTAAAATCAGTATTCCCAAAGTTCCCATAAATGGGATATTTAAACTTTTCGCTACTTTTCTAGCAGCAGCATCATCAATAACTGCCCGATAACCATTATTTTCTAAAGCAAATGTCAAAACTTCTGATTCTCCACAATCTATACCCCAAGGTAAAATCAAAGATGAGATTTCACTAACTTTAACTTGTTTTGCCCAAGTAGAATTAGGTAATTGTTGAGATGCAATGTCTATTTTGCCAGCTTTGACAATTTCACTCCAGACACGAGAAGGAACAATAATTTCTGTAAATAATTGAGGTAAAAAGTAGGTAAGCTGGCTTTTAAAAAGAACAATTAAGGGGGATGTATTGATAACAATTTTATTCATCTAGAGATGCAATTTCTTCGGCTAATTCTTCAGCAGTATATTGAAATGGAGAAACTTTGTAACGAATGAGAATATTCATAAATTCTATTCTGTTTAACCCTGCTATTTCTGCGGCTTTACCTTGAGATATTTCTCCCAATTCATACCATTTGACAGCAGCAGCTATTTTCATTTCTCTCGCTAATTCATCTGGTTCTTTCCCCAGTGTGGAAAAAACACTGTCTGGTAATTCTATAGATAGAGTTGTCATCTTCAGATACCTTGAAAAAGACCACTCATTTATTTTAACCCAAAACAAAATACCCTCCATTTCTGGAGGGTATTTTTTATTTAATCTGAATCTTTCAGATTAACCGTTGATTGCAGGTGCAGTTAAAGCAACAGGAGCAACATCACCAGCAGCCAAGTCTAAGGGGAAGTTGTGAGCATTACGCTCGTGCATTACTTCCATACCCAAGTTAGCGCGGTTGATTACGTCAGCCCATGTACCAATTACACGACCTTGAGAATCAATGATTGATTGGTTGAAGTTGAAACCGTTCAAGTTGAAAGCCATTGTGCTGACACCCAAAGCTGTGAACCAGATTCCGATTACTGGCCAAGCAGCTAAGAAGAAGTGAAGTGAACGGCTGTTGTTGAAGGAAGCGTATTGGAAAATCAAGCGACCGAAGTAACCGTGTGCTGCAACGATGTTGTAGGTTTCTTCTTCTTGACCGAATTTGTAACCGTAGTTTTGTGATTCGGTTTCGGTTGTTTCACGAACCAAGGAGGAAGTTACCAAAGAACCGTGCATTGCAGAGAACAAGGAACCACCGAATACACCAGCTACTCCCAACATATGGAAGGGGTGCATCAAGATGTTGTGTTCAGCTTGGAACACGATCATGAAGTTGAAGGTTCCAGAGATACCTAAAGGCATACCGTCAGAGAATGAACCTTGACCAATTGGGTAGATCAAGAATACTGCGGTAGCAGATGCCAAAGGCGCGGAGTAAGCTACACAGATCCAAGGACGCATACCTAAGCGGTAAGACAATTCCCACTGACGACCTAAGTAGCAAGCGCAACCGATCAAGAAGTGGAAAATTACCAATTGGTAAGGACCGCCGTTGTACAACCACTCATCTAAGGAAGCTGCTTCCCAGATTGGGTAGAAGTGCAAACCAATAGCGTTGGAAGAAGGAACAACTGCACCGGAGATGATGTTGTTTCCGTAGATTAAAGAACCTGCAACTGGCTCACGGATACCGTCGATGTCAACGGGAGGCGCAGCGATGAATGCGATGATGAAGCAGGTGGTAGCAGCTAACAGGGTAGGGATCATCAATACGCCGAACCAACCGATGTAGATACGGTTTTCGGTGCTGGTGATCCACTCGCAGAAGCGATCCCAGACGTTAGCGGTTGAACGCTGTTGAATGGTTGTGGTCATTTTATAAGTGCTTTATTTTTTTATAATGTTGATAGGTGGTTTTGCCTATCTTCTTCTCCAAGATTAAAATATAAGTTGATTTTTGTAAAGATAAATAAAATAAGTATTGATTATATCAGCTATATATTTTACTAATGTATCAAGATTCACAGGATGCAGAGGAGAAGATTTTTCCCCTTGCTATCTAAACCGTATCAACATCAAAAATTAGAATCTAAACGATTGGCAAAGGATGCTACTACAATCATAGGCAAGCCGAAAAGTAGACAAATTAACCATTGATTTAAATCCAATGGTGCTGTATAAAATAATTGATTCATCAAACTCCATTGGCTGAAAATAATCTGCAAAATTACAGTGCTGGCAATTCCTACATACATTGCAGTTTGATCGCTTATTTCTCGTCTAATTCCGCGAATTTTATCGACAATAGCAATACCTAATTGGGTAATACTTAACAGGTAAAAAATCCTTCCTACTACTAAAGCTTGAATTGCCATTGTGCGAGCGACAGCAATATCTCCCGTTGTTTGTCGCATCCATTCAAAGACACCAAAAATTAAAATCCAGTTAAAGATAGAAATAATGAAAATGCGCTTGACTAAGTTAGGAGAAAGTAATTTTTCATTGGGGTTACGTGGTGGTTGTTGCATCACCTGATCAGATTTGGGTTCAAAGGCTAAGGGGACTGTCATGGCAATGGAATTAACCATATTTAACCAGAGAACTTGTAAAGATAATATTGGTAAATCTCTGGCTAACAAAACGCTAATCAAGATCGTCATAGATTCACCACCATTCACAGGGAGAATAAACGCGATCGCTTTCAACAAATTACTGTAAACTGTTCTCCCTTCCTCCACCGCAGCTTCTATAGATGCAAAGTTGTCATCTATCAAAATCATATCAGCGGCTTCTTTGGCTACTTCTGTACCAGCCCCACCCATGGCAATACCAATATCTGCTTGTTTGAGAGCAGGTGCATCATTGACACCATCCCCAGTCATAGCGACTATTTCACCTTTAGATTGTAGTGCTTCTACAATCCGCAATTTTTGTTCTGGTGCCACACGGGCAAACACTACCCCATCTTCTATTGCTGTTGCTAATTCTGCTTTTTCCATTTTCGCCAGTTCTGCACCTGTAAAAGCCAGAATTTCCCGATGATGATTAAAACCCATGCGAGATGCGATCGCAGCAGCCGTGACAGCATGATCACCTGTAATCATTTTCACTTGAATACCAGCTTGTTGACAAGCTTGCACAGCCTTGATAGCTTCGGCGCGGGGTGGATCGATCATCCCCTGTAAGCCTAAGAAAATCAAATCATTTTCGATATCTGCGTGATCTATTGAGATTAGATTCTCAGATACTGGTTTTTTTGCAAAAGCTAACACCCGTAAACCTTGATGCGCCATTGTATGCACTTGCCGATTTACAGTATCAGCATCTACAGGAGTCAGTTGTCCAGAAAAATTTAACATCTGTTGACAACGCTGGAGAATTGCTTCTACCGAACCCTTAATGTAAATAATTCGTTCTTGTTGTTCAATTTCATACAGAGTTGCCATGTACTGAAACTCTGACTCAAATGGGATGACATCAAGCTTAGATATACTCGCTTGTAAGTTGTCACGGGTTAACCCTACTTTATTAGCAGCAGTTATTAATGCACCCTCGGTGGGATCGCCAACTACTATCCATTGCCCATCTTTATTTTCTAAGTGGGAATCATTGCACAACAAGCCAGCTTTTAAACATTCAGCTAAAGGAGGAACATCATTAAAATCTAAAGGGTTTTCATTGAGTAAAATTTCTCCGCTTGGTGTATAGCCTGTACCCGTGACGGTATAATCCTGATCACCTGCATAGATGGCTTGTACTGTCATCTGGTTTTCAGTCAGAGTCCCAGTTTTGTCAGAACAAATAACTGTAGCGCCCCCTAGAGTTTCGACTGCGGGCAATTTGCGAACAATGGCGTGTCGTCGTGCCATGCGGGAAACACCAATGGCCAAAGTAACAGTAACTACAGCAGGTAAGCCTTCAGGAATGGCACTCACAGCAAAGGCTACCGCAGGTTCAAACATTTGCACCCAGGTGTTACCGTATCCTAAGCCAACGGCAAAGGTGAGGGCTGCTATTGCTAAAATGATGTAAAGTAAGGTACGACTAAATTTGTCAAATTTGCGGGTTAATGGGGTTTTGAGGATGTTTCCTTGTTCCATTAATTGAGAAATGCGCCCGGTTTCTGTGGCTGTACCAATGGCAACTACAATACCTTTACCAGTTCCAAAAGTGACAAAACTGCCAGCATAAGCCATGTTAGTGCGTTCTGCTAGGGCTGCGTCTGCATCTACGGGTTGGGTGCTTTTTTCAACAGCGACGGATTCCCCTGTTAATCCCGATTCGTTGATTTGTAAATTGCGGCTTTGCACAAGTCGTAAATCGGCTGGTACTTTGTCGCCAGAAGTTAATAATACAATGTCTCCGGGGATTAATTCAGTGGAGGGAACTTGGAGTTTATTTCCGTTGCGGATAATAGTGCTGTTGGTTTTGACTGAGGAAGCTAAGGCTGCGATCGCACTTTCCGCTTTCGATTCTTGCACAAAACCAATAATAGCGTTGATCAGAGTTACGCCCCAGATTACCCCAGCATTTACCCATTGTCCTAAAAATGCTTTAACTGCACCGGCAATTAGCAAAATATAAAGTAGTGGCTGATGAAATTGCAGCAAAAATCGCAGTAAAGCACTTTTGCCGTGTTTGGCTTTAAGTTCATTAGTACCAAGACTTTCTTTGCGTTTGGCTACTTCAGTAGAATTTAAGCCTGTTTCAATATTACTGTTTAAATATCGACTTACTTCCTGTACAGGTAGATTGTGCCACTGATGTGCTGTTAATTGATTTTTAACTACTGCTGTCATAATTTTTGGTTCCGAATCTCATCCCCTGACAGGATAAATTTACAATGGCATTATTAATTATTAATTATTAATTGTGTTGATTAACGTCTAATTAAAATACATAAAAAATCTATCTTTCGGATTATTTAGATAAAAAAATATTGCCGATTATCATATCACTCTGGATAGATGTATTAAACCACTTTGATAGTTAAATATGCTGCAAATGGTTCATGATTAAATTAAATATGAAAACCCCCTCTCCATAGATGCAAAGCGGCTTCTCTAAGAAGTTGTTTAAAAATTATTATATGAAGCTATAGCCTTTCCCACTCTAGTTAGATACAAAATTACCCCTCCCCAACCCTCCCCTTGGTAAGGGGAGGGTGCGCGACAGCGCGGGTGGGGTGTATTTCATGAGATTGGGAATTGCTATAATAAACCTTATAAACCAGATCTAATTAAGGAAAGCTAAATGCTGCCACAAAAATTTGCTAAAAGTCAAAATATATATAAGGTAAGCTACCTTCAGGTGCTAGTAACCAAACAGCGTAAAAACATAAAGGTACAAAAACAAGTTTAATAGGCCAGCTAAATTCTAATTTCATTCCTCGTTTAAAGGCATAGGTTATACTCATGAGAATAGCTATAACTATTAATAAATAAGAGAGTTGGTACTGGCTGAGATTAAGGGCTTCCACATAGACTTTTTCAGCAAATTGTTCATCAGCAGTATGACCCCAAAGGTGTTGGATGACAAAAGCAGAGTCTTGAACGTTGGGAAGACGGAACCAAATCCAAGATGTGAAAACCATCAGCTGTGTTAAAAACCAACCAAAAACTATACCTAGAGGGTTTTCCCAAAATAGGGTTAAAATTTTAAAGCGATCGCTCATCGCATCTGTGAGACGATGAACTGCTAAGGCTAGACCATGCAATGCTCCCCAAATTATAAAACCCCAGGCGGAACCGTGCCAAATACCAGCTATTATCATCACTATCAATAAGTTTCCGCAGGTGCGAAGCAACCCCCGACGAGAACCACCCAAAGGAAAATATAGGTAATTACGCAACCAATCACCTAAAGTTATATGCCAGCGTCGCCAGAAGTCTGCAATACTATTACTGAAGTAAGGAAAATCAAAGTTTTCAGGCAGAACTAAACCAAAAAGTAAAGCACTCCCACGAGCAATATCTACATAACCATTGAAATCTAAATATAACTGTAAGCCATAGGCAAAGGTAGCTAACCATAAATCAGTGCTACCGGCTCTTTGCAAGTTACCAAAACATAAATCAACAAAAATCCCCAGATTATCTGCCAGAATACCTTTTTTAACTGCACCTCTAGCAATTAACCACAGTCCCTCTGCTAATCTATCGGCAGTGGGAAATCTTACTGTATCGAATTGAATTGCTAAGTTATGATAACGAGTAATAGGCCCAGAAATTAATTTAGCAAAAAATAATTTGTAGGTAGCAAAGTTCAGAAATTCGTCAGTAGCTGGCGCACCACGATAGACATCTATTAAATAAGCGATGCACTCAAATGTAAAAAAAGAAATTCCCAAGGGTGTAGTTAATTTAAAAGCGGAATCTGGCGCGTTTATAGATAAATCAAATAACCATTTTAATAAAATAGGTAAATATTTAAAACTTAGTAAAAGCCCTATATTTAAAATCACACCAAACCACAAAATTTTCAGCCGATTAAGATTCCAATCAGCTTGAGCAATTTGCCAATCTTCGTTAGAAATTTTCCAGTTTTGAGAATGTTGTCCTGGTGAGGTATTTTTGCCAATTTCTAACCCTAAACGAAAGTTAATAAAAGTCAAGACTAGTAGTAATGGCAAATATTGAATATTCCAAGATGAATAAAATACAATACTAGCTATGAGTAGCGTCCACAAGCGTAATTTTTGCTTGGCTACAGTCCAGTAAATTCCCAGAATACTCAGCAAAAAAAGTCCGTAAAAAATTGATATAAACTTCATTTTTAATCATTGGTCATTGGTGATTGGTCATTAGTTATTGGGAAGAGGTTATAGATAATTTTTACCCTGCGCCTACTCCCCTCCCCACATTTTTATTTAAAAGTCCAGGGAATCATGGGGTCAACAGCCAGCTTTTTAGAAACTTCATAAGCACCATAGCGGTTTAGGTGGCTGGGGTCAGAAAAGTATTCATTGGCTTTGAGCCAAATTTGGCTTAAATCTCTGTAAATAAAGTTTGTATTCGTAGTAGAAACATTTAACATATACTGTTGAAACTCTTGTTCATATTTTTTTCTAACTGGATCTAAATAATCGGCGGTGAGGGGAGTATTTACAAAAACCAAGGAGATTTTTTGAGATTTTGTAAACTTTATTAATGATTGTAAAGCTGCGTCTTGATTACCTTTTAATTGAAAGGATTTATAGTCATTGTCGTAACTTCCCGATACTCTGGCATATTTTTGATAATATGTGGCAGGATTAAAACGAATAGATAAAGGCAAGAAACCATCAAAATCAACTGCTTGCAGAGCGTTATCTTCTTCTGAATCGTTTGTCAACTGAACTGTGACTTGCTGATTGTTATTGCTAAAAGGTAAATGGTTGAGTTGTTTTTGTAATAGTGTTTTAATTTGGTCACGATGTTGATAACTAGCAGATATACCAACTACAGCTTGATTTAACCAATCATTAGCAACTTGATAGCTATTAAAATCTAATGTTTCATTTTTGATTTCTGCCTTTTGGGAAGAATTTATCTGTTGTTGAGATGGTTGATTACTAATACTAGGTTTCGTGGCTCTTTGTAAAACTTGTTGATAACCTTTTGATGCAGCAATGGCGTTAAAAGTGATATCTTCTCTGCCACTATTAAAAGCTCTAGAACCATCTGCCCAAATAATCAGTTTTGGTAGTTCTGAGGGTTCTAAAACTTGACGAATGATCAAGTCTACAACTTGGGCTGTGGCACCATTAACACCGAAGTTAAAGATATCAACTTGGCGATAACCTTGAGTTGTCAAGGCTTTAGAAAGGGCAACGGGGTCAACACCTCTCAAGGCACGAGAAGATCCAATAATCAGGATATCTGGTGGTTTTCCATTTGTGGCTAAACGCTGTTTATAAAGTGCAAATTGCTCATCTAATTGCCTAGCATTAAAACTGGGCATTTGAGATCGTGCTGCTAAAAGAATAGCAGTAGCGCTGGCTTTTGCTTTCAATGGTGCAGATGGTAACTTTTCTGATGAAGCGACATCATTTTGGGTAAAACCAGAGGCATTAAATCCCGAATTATGCCCCTGAGTAGATTTTATGTTGTTGTTGCTAGAAAAAAATGCTGTTGTTCTCTGATTTGGATCTTCTCCTGATGTCAAAGATGCCTGTGAGGATAAAGCATTATTACGTTTGAGTGAATTTGAGACAGTACGAGTCAGGACGTAACCTAACATCCAATCACTTTGAAGTGTGAGTATTAATCCCAAGGCTACCCAAACTAGACTAGCCAAAAATCCTTGTTCATCGGGGTTATGATCGATGGAGTGGTTGGGTTCTGCGAATAATTGAGTTCCCACAAGTAATTTTTTAACTTTTTTGTGAGCAGTTTCTATCCAATCTTGTGCTGCTTCGGTGACGAAACTTTTAACTTCCTCTTTTGTTAAATCAGGACGTAGAATTGGTTCGTCAGTTTCATTTGTGACTAGTTCACTAAAATATTCAGCAGTTGCGGCAAATTCTGGTGTGGCTTCTGGTACTAATCTGTGACGTTGGGCAAAATCAAAGCCGTGATGCCACACAGGTTGATGATCGCCGGCACGACGACCGTAAACTCTGACACCAAAAAGATCAGGGATATTCAGTTGGCGAACAAATTGAGTGACTTTGCTGGCGACTTGTTGCCGTGTGGGACAATTAGGCGCATCACACATAACGTGCAGTAAGTCACCTTTGCGAAGCAGGAGGACACGAATACCACCAGTTTTTAAGCGCCAATCCATATCAGGATTGAGTAGGCGTTCTAGTAAAAAAATAATGGCTGGTTCATCACCTGTAGAACCTAATGCTAGTGTGGATGTTGCTAAAGCGGGATGTTTGGCAGATGGTAAAGACAACCAATCTACCCAAGCGGGTTGTTGTTCGCCTGTTTTTTGTCCATAGATAGCTGCTGCTAGAATACCTTGAGGGGCGATCGCTTCTAACTGAGAAAGAATAATTTGTAAACACAGTTCCTTCTCTGGTGCAGGAGAGGTTTTGGCAGGATCAACTGCTGGGGTACAAAAGATATGTAGGGTAAATTCTTTGAGAGAAGCTTGGACAGAGATTTTTAATTCTGATAACAACTCTGTTAACAATCGAGCGATCGCTTGCACATCTCCCCACCGCGCCCATTCTTTCAGCATTGTTTCCGGTGGTGTCAAATCCACCCGCAGCCGCCAATCAGGGTCTATTTCTCCCCTCACTTGAGAGACAATGATTGCATCTTCATAACCAGCCAGTTTCAAATGCCTTAATTTTTGGGCTACTGGTTCGGCTAACAAAGTGGCATCTGGGCTATAACTCGATTGACAGAAGATCCAGAGACGATTAACAATTTTTTGAGATTTGGACTTGGCATTATGGGGTAGACTTTTGACTTGTACTGCCACACCCAAGCTACTCAGATTTTCACTCAAATAGCGAGCGATCGCATCTGGATTTCCTTGGCGTGCCAAACTTTCATTAGAGACAATCAGCGCCCCACCAGGTAGTTGTGTTTTTTCCGCTTCTACTAACATGGCTTGCTGTACCTGCTCTAGATGCCGATCTAATTGATTTAAATAAACCCGATGACACCATTGAGGATGGTGTGAGCCTTTTTTTCGACCGTAGACCAATACTTGGTATATTGGGGATTGTTCCTCACTGGTTAAGCTATCCAAATCTGTTTGCTGTAGTGCTTGCAACAAATCAGACAGAGTGCGCCAACGTTGCGGGCAGTCTGTACCTTCACAAAGTATGTGCAGATCATTTCCCAGCAACCGGACTTTCACCCCGAAAGTGCTGATTCCTGTGGCTTGGCTTACCCATTGCACTAAGGTTTGATGGCGTTCAAGTGATACTGTTTTCATGGGAAGTTAACTTTAACAGGAAGCGAGTATTAGGGGATTTTGCCTGTACTTGTAAACTAGAAACATACATTTAGCACATTTTGCAGTTTTTTTTTAACAATTTTGTTACCTTTAGAGCTAGAAAAATGGGCAAAGATAGTCTTATAAGGTTACAAGTCTTATCAAGATTGAGTTTTGCATTTATTTTACTCATCTGCCAAAAACAAGAAGTCAGGAGTCAGGAGTCAGGAGTCAGGAGGAACAAAGAATAAAGAAGTAAAAAGGAAATTTCTTCCCATGACTGTTCCCTGTTCCCTGTTTTCTGCTATATCAAACATTGTGTATCCTGAATCCTTACCAAAAAACAAGAATTAGCAATGTCACCTGTAACCCAAAACCCCTCACCAACCAGCGGATTTAATCCGACTTTCTTGAACATTCCCCAATCTTGTCTCCTCCAAATAGGGATAACGTCTATACTACTGCTGCTCATAGCCGATAAAGCTACTGGTAAAGCACTAGAAGCCTTGGGGGAAGCCAGTGAAGAAGTATTTCGGGGCGATCGCTTGCCCATTCTTGATTTTCCCCATGAACAGGAATTAAACCAAAGCTAACTATATATATAAGCATTTATTGGCTACGGTTAATCCTATTCCAGTACAAACAAAAAAACTAGAATTATGAAGAATGCTGAGTTAAAAGTGCTATTAGCAGGGCGTTTAGCCCGTATTGAATTAAAAGACCACTTACAAAGGTCAGGCATTGACTGTTTGCGAAATTAGTAAGCATTCTTCTGACTCAGCACTCGGTACTCGATACTCAGCACTGTAAATATTAATTGGCTTTACCAGAACGGAGAATATGGGTTCCCTTTTATACTCTTCATCGCCAGCAGCGAATACATACCCCATGTCGGAATTATTCTTGCGTCATCGTCTACAGGTAGTAGAGGAATTGTGGGAGTCGGTTCTTCGGCAAGAATGCGGACAAAAAATGGTAGATCTATTGCGTCAATTGCGCGATTTGTGTTCTCCTGAAGGACAAGCTACCCATGACCAGGCTTCCTCCGCAGTCGAATTGATTGAACAATTAAATATCAACGAGGCCATTCGTGCTGCTCGTGCCTTTGCTCTGTATTTTCAGTTAATTAACATCATTGAGCAGGAATACGAACAAAAGCAGCAACTTACTCGCTATTCTGATACAAACGGTACAGATCAGGTAAATCTCGCCAATATTATTTATTCAACCAACCAACGAGAAGATGACCTACCAGTTACCAAGTCATTAGGATCAGACTCACCACAAAGTTGGACAGACACCACGCCAATTCAACAAAAGGGTACATTTGCCGCTTTATTTCCGCTGTTATTCAAACTGAATGTTCCACCCCAGCAAATTCAACGCCTCATTTCTCAACTGGATATCCGCTTAGTCTTCACTGCACACCCCACGGAAATTGTCCGTCATACTATCCGCGATAAACAGCGGCAGGTAGTTGACCTTTTACAACACCTAGATAGCTTAGAAAATCGCTCTGGGGGCTATCCTTGGGAGGCAGCCGAGGTGAGAGAGCGATTGATGGAAGAAATTCGTCTGTGGTGGCGGACAGATGAGCTACATCAATTTAAGCCCACGGTTTTAGATGAGGTAGATTATGCTCTGCACTACTTCCAAGAAGTGTTATTTGATGGCATTCCGCAGTTGTATAAACGCCTCAAATATTCTCTAGCACAAACATTTCCTTGGCTAGAACCACCAAGTACAAATTTCTGCTCCTTTGGTTCTTGGGTAGGTTCAGACCGAGATGGAAATCCGTCGGTGACACCGGAAGTTACTTGGAAGACTGCTTGTTATCAGCGGAAAATGGTCTTAGAGCGATATATTCAGTCGGTGACGCAACTGATTGAGTTATTGAGTGTGTCCATGCACTGGAGTGATGTATTACCAGATTTGCTGGAATCTCTAGAGTTAGATCAATCAACGATGAGTGATGTCTATGATGCTTTAGCTCTGCGTTATCGCCAAGAACCTTATCGGTTAAAACTGGCTTATGTGTTGAGACGGCTAGAAAATACACGCGATCGCAATTTGGCTTTATATAAACGGGAAACGCCCACAAATGAAGATGCACCAATGTACCGTTCCGGGGCAGAGTTTTTAGCTGAATTGCGATTAATTCACCACAATTTGACTGAAACGGGTTTAGGCTGTCGAGCTTTAGAAACCCTAATTTGTCAAGTGGAAATTTTTGACTTTAACCTCACCCAGCTAGATATTCGCCAAGAATCATCCCGTCATGCTGATGCGCTGAATGAGATTCTTGAATACTTGCAAGTTTTACCCCAACCCTATAACGAACTTTCAGAAGAGCAGAAAGTGGCTTGGTTAACCGGGGAATTACGAACAAGACGGCCATTAATTCCCAGTGAATTGCCATTTTCGGAAAAAACCAACGATGTCATTGAAACTTTCCGGGTTTTGCGATCGCTACAACAAGAATTTGGCATCAACATCTGTCAGACTTACATCATCAGTATGTGCCGCGAAGTCAGCGATGTTTTAGAAGTTTTACTCTTAGCCAAAGAAGCGAGATTATTTGATCCTGCGATCGCAGTAGGATCAATTAGAGTAGTACCGCTATTTGAGACTGTAGAAGACTTACAACGCTCCAGAAGCGTCATGCGGCAACTGTTTGAACTTCCCCTTTATCGCGCCTTCTTAGCAGGTGGCTATGAAGCAATTAAACCCGAAAATTCTTCTCCATCTCCCACCCTCAACCCCAATTTGCAAGAAGTCATGCTGGGGTATTCTGACAGCAACAAAGACTCCGGTTTCTTAAGTAGCAACTGGGAAATTCACAAAGCGCAAAAATCACTCCAGAAAATCGCTGAAGAATACGGCTTACATCTGCGGATTTTTCACGGTAGAGGTGGATCTGTGGGACGGGGTGGTGGCCCAGCTTATGAGGCGATTTTAGCTCAACCAGG includes:
- the ppc gene encoding phosphoenolpyruvate carboxylase, with the translated sequence MGSLLYSSSPAANTYPMSELFLRHRLQVVEELWESVLRQECGQKMVDLLRQLRDLCSPEGQATHDQASSAVELIEQLNINEAIRAARAFALYFQLINIIEQEYEQKQQLTRYSDTNGTDQVNLANIIYSTNQREDDLPVTKSLGSDSPQSWTDTTPIQQKGTFAALFPLLFKLNVPPQQIQRLISQLDIRLVFTAHPTEIVRHTIRDKQRQVVDLLQHLDSLENRSGGYPWEAAEVRERLMEEIRLWWRTDELHQFKPTVLDEVDYALHYFQEVLFDGIPQLYKRLKYSLAQTFPWLEPPSTNFCSFGSWVGSDRDGNPSVTPEVTWKTACYQRKMVLERYIQSVTQLIELLSVSMHWSDVLPDLLESLELDQSTMSDVYDALALRYRQEPYRLKLAYVLRRLENTRDRNLALYKRETPTNEDAPMYRSGAEFLAELRLIHHNLTETGLGCRALETLICQVEIFDFNLTQLDIRQESSRHADALNEILEYLQVLPQPYNELSEEQKVAWLTGELRTRRPLIPSELPFSEKTNDVIETFRVLRSLQQEFGINICQTYIISMCREVSDVLEVLLLAKEARLFDPAIAVGSIRVVPLFETVEDLQRSRSVMRQLFELPLYRAFLAGGYEAIKPENSSPSPTLNPNLQEVMLGYSDSNKDSGFLSSNWEIHKAQKSLQKIAEEYGLHLRIFHGRGGSVGRGGGPAYEAILAQPGHSINGRIKITEQGEVLASKYSLLDLALYHVETITSAVIQASLLRTGFDDIEPWNEIMEELSMRSRQHYRALIYEQPDFIDFFHQVTPIEEISQLQISSRPARRPSGKKDLSSLRAIPWVFSWTQTRFLLPSWYGIGTALQEFLNAEPEEHLKLLRYFYVKWPFFKMVISKAEMTLAKVDIEMARHYVDELSSPEDKPRFDKVFEQIASEFYLTRNLVLNITGHQRLLDGDPTLQRSVQLRNGTIVPLGFIQVSLLKRLRQYKNTSTSGIIHSRYSKGELLRGALLTINGIAAGMRNTG